TTTATTCTTTATTGATTTCTTCACGCAAAAGGGTAATATATTTCCCCATCAACGCGATGTATGTCTGCAGTTCCTGTTCCGGCATCTTTTCTATGGCTCTCTGTTCTGCTTCATATATATGCAGAACCCTGTTTTCGCCAAACCTTTTTCCTGCTTCCGTCAGACGGATGATCTTCCGGTTGCGTGTGCCTGGAACTGTTTCCAGAAATACAAAGCCCTTTTTTGTTAAATTTGCTATTACGGAGTTAACGGTCTGTTTCGGCAAAGACCACATATCGCAGATATCTTGCTGGGAATACTCGCCTCCCAAGACTAAAAGGGAATACCATACCCAAAATTCACTGTCAGAAATCCCGAATTTGATAGCAGCGCTGTGATAGATCGCTGTAAGCTCCTTTTCCTGTTGGTTTAAAATTTCCAGTTGCTTTTTGATCTGTTTCATCATTCCAGAATCTCCTCTATCATTAAGTATCCGATTTCGGACACTTAAAGTTTAATCCGGAAACAGCTGCTTGTCAAGAAGATTATTAAAATCAAAAAAATACTGTTCCTTCCGCATAAATGCGAAGAAACAGCATCTTTAAAGGGCTGATGGAACCTAATTCCCGCCCTTCCATTTACTGACACTTCCCCGAACCATTAATTTTGTTGGTAATGAAATATGCATACTGATCTCACGGCCGGAATATATCCTTTCAGCCAGTATGCTTACCGCCTGAGAACCCATAAAATCCATATAAATATGAACCGTTGTAAGAGGGGGAACCAAATATTTAGCAATGGAGATATCATTAAATCCGATCACACTGATATCCTCCGGAATTCCAAGACCTGCCTCCTGTATGGCTTTATAGCAGCCAACGGCTAAAGAATCGTTTGCAGTAAAGATAGCGCTTGGCCTTTCTTCCATAGCCAGGAGTTCTTTTCCAAGCCTGTATCCATGCTTAGGCGTATAGCCGCCTATTTTAATATAATCCTCATTTAAAATCCCTCTCTCTTCCATGAAGGAACGGTAAATAGGAACCCTTAAATCCACCACTTCTTTCCCGTCAGCATCCACATCACGGCCTCCGATAAATGCAATCTTTTTGTGGCCTTCCTGTAAAAAATAGCTGAGCACCTTCTTTACAGAGTGCTTTAGATCCGTTACCACGGAATCAAATAAATCCAGATCACCTAATGCATCCACAAAAACAGCCGGCTTATGAAAGTCTTTTACCTTGTTTACCATGGATTCGCTAAAGGTCCCAAGGCAGATCAATCCGTCCAGATTCGATGTGCTTTCTACCGAATCCCCTAAATTGACCGTAAACTTTTTAAACCCTTCCTCTTCTATTTTCCTCTCTATCGCAATGCGTACAGACAGATAAAAGGTATCTTCTAATTCCTCTTCCAGGGAATAGGAAGATATCATGCCAAGCTTTAATTTCTTTTTATACTTCTTCTTGTTCCGCATCTGATATTCTAACCGCTCTGCGGCCTCAAACACCCTTTGTTTCGTCTCGTCCTGTACATTTAACGTGTCATCAAAATTAAGGACACGAGATACGGTCGCAGCAGAAACGCCTGCCATCTCAGCTATTTCTTTAATTGTTGCCACTATTTTTTCCTTCCTCGCTTCTTATACTGTCCTTATTTTATCATATCTGATTTTGTGCCGCAACTATCATCATATACCGGCTGCAATACCAAGTTTACTGCGGTCCGCCTTGGGATTCATTATGGTTCTACGATATCCAGCAAATCAGAGAATGTGTTTAATACATAAGTTGCAATGTTACAGGATATCCCAGCCCCAATTGCCCCACAGTCCATATTTCCGGCTTTAGCAGCCTCCAGTCCGGCTTTGGCATCTTCTATTACAAGGCAGTTTTCCGGATCCTCAGAAAGGAATCCGGCCGCTTTTATAAACACTTCCGGATCGGGTTTGGATTTAGTAATATTATTTCCGTCAGAAATGGCGTCAAAATACCCGGAAAGTCCAAGGCGCTCTAAGATAAATCCTGCATTCTTACTGGAAGAGCCAATGGCAAGCTTCAGCCCTTTTAAGCGGAGGGCATCCAGTGTTTCCTTAACTTCTTTAGAAAGATCTTCCGGGCTCATATGTTTTAGTAATTCCTTATAGATCTCATTTTTCTTTTCTGCTAAAGACGTCTTTTCTTCCTGGTTCATATCTCCGTGATAGTTCTCTAAAATAATCTCCAGGCTTTCCATGCGGCTTATTCCCCGCAAACGGTTATTGATTTTTTCATCGAAATAAACGCCCAGTTCATCTGCAATCTGCTTCCAGGCCTGATAATGGTATCT
The nucleotide sequence above comes from Lacrimispora sp. BS-2. Encoded proteins:
- a CDS encoding MarR family transcriptional regulator — translated: MMKQIKKQLEILNQQEKELTAIYHSAAIKFGISDSEFWVWYSLLVLGGEYSQQDICDMWSLPKQTVNSVIANLTKKGFVFLETVPGTRNRKIIRLTEAGKRFGENRVLHIYEAEQRAIEKMPEQELQTYIALMGKYITLLREEINKE
- a CDS encoding LacI family DNA-binding transcriptional regulator, whose product is MATIKEIAEMAGVSAATVSRVLNFDDTLNVQDETKQRVFEAAERLEYQMRNKKKYKKKLKLGMISSYSLEEELEDTFYLSVRIAIERKIEEEGFKKFTVNLGDSVESTSNLDGLICLGTFSESMVNKVKDFHKPAVFVDALGDLDLFDSVVTDLKHSVKKVLSYFLQEGHKKIAFIGGRDVDADGKEVVDLRVPIYRSFMEERGILNEDYIKIGGYTPKHGYRLGKELLAMEERPSAIFTANDSLAVGCYKAIQEAGLGIPEDISVIGFNDISIAKYLVPPLTTVHIYMDFMGSQAVSILAERIYSGREISMHISLPTKLMVRGSVSKWKGGN
- the pgmB gene encoding beta-phosphoglucomutase, which translates into the protein MKYKAVIFDLDGVICHTDRYHYQAWKQIADELGVYFDEKINNRLRGISRMESLEIILENYHGDMNQEEKTSLAEKKNEIYKELLKHMSPEDLSKEVKETLDALRLKGLKLAIGSSSKNAGFILERLGLSGYFDAISDGNNITKSKPDPEVFIKAAGFLSEDPENCLVIEDAKAGLEAAKAGNMDCGAIGAGISCNIATYVLNTFSDLLDIVEP